CCAAATCCTTGCTGGCGAAATGGAACCAGATGAAGGCGAATATAAATGGGGCGTAACAACAACCCAAAGCTATTTCCCGAAAGATAATTCCGAGTTCTTTGAAGAGAACGATATGAACCTTGTGGAGTGGTTACGCCAATACTCCCCTCAAGATGATAGCGAAGCATTTTTGCGCGGTTTCTTAGGACGTATGCTATTTAGTGGCGATGAAGTATTGAAGAAAGTTCGTGTCCTTTCCGGTGGTGAGAAAGTTCGTTGTATGCTATCGAAAAACATGCTTTCCGGTGCGAATGTTCTATTGATGGACGAACCTACCAACCATCTGGACTTAGAATCTATTACCGCATTAAATAACGGTATGATCCAATTTAAAGGCGCGATGATTTTCGCTTCACATGATCACCAGTTCTTACAAAGTGTTGCGACTCGTATTGTTAACCTTTCGAAAGATCAATTCTATAATAAAGAAATTTCATATGATGAGTATCTTGCTGAAGCATTGCATGTGACGGAGTAAGATAACGAACGCTAAAAAGCAGTAGAATGGCCTTTAAAATGGCTCTTCTACTGCTTTTTGTTTCTACTCATCACATAGGTATCATAGTAATTTCCATCTGCCAGTTTTTTATCAGCTTTCAAGCGGCCTTCGATTTCAAAACCAAATTTCGTGTACATCTCGATAGCTTTCCGGTTCGTTTCTAAGACTGTTAACGTGATTTTTCGGATACTATTTCGGTCTGCCCAGTGTATCGATTTTCTGAGTAACTCAGGTCCAACGCCCTTCCCCCAGTGATCTTTTACGACGGCAACTCCAAGCATTACTTTATGCTTAGATCGATTAAGATTAGTACCTTCACATCTTGAAAAACCGACGAGCTCCCCAGTGATTTCTGCTACTAAAAATAAGTTGTTCACCGAAGTCGTATCTATTTTTATGATTTCTTGAAAAGCAACTTCATCAAGGAAGTCCTCCCCTCGTTCTCTATCCATATTTTCCGTTTCTCCGTCAATCTGTAGGCGAATTTCGGCTAATCGTTTCGCATCTTCTATTTTGGCTAGTCGTATATACATAGCATTCCCCTCCGTCAAACAAAAAAGCACTTCCCATCAAGTTTCCCAGATAAGAAAGCGCTATTTGTTATTTTTTCAAATTAATTCGTCCTGTATCACTCTTAATTAATTTATCTTTGTTATACGTCGACCATGAAAATTGGAACCA
The sequence above is drawn from the Listeria weihenstephanensis genome and encodes:
- a CDS encoding GNAT family N-acetyltransferase — translated: MYIRLAKIEDAKRLAEIRLQIDGETENMDRERGEDFLDEVAFQEIIKIDTTSVNNLFLVAEITGELVGFSRCEGTNLNRSKHKVMLGVAVVKDHWGKGVGPELLRKSIHWADRNSIRKITLTVLETNRKAIEMYTKFGFEIEGRLKADKKLADGNYYDTYVMSRNKKQ